A window of the Kazachstania africana CBS 2517 chromosome 10, complete genome genome harbors these coding sequences:
- the RAD14 gene encoding DNA repair protein RAD14 (similar to Saccharomyces cerevisiae RAD14 (YMR201C); ancestral locus Anc_6.296) has translation MNQDQRARIEANRKKALERLKQRGILNKSQAQKIEGRNTKKPVVLESQKSVENDKVAPRQEIQPDTGQALQKVTAATAEEATQQITQLRDASTVVPNHIRPTIRKSDYIDYDFSTMENLNGGYINRTSSEFDLEYDSLGSKRQKTLDDWKREQKERRELYENKAPPEHMSEAVKCDECKVNIEMDPILNDIYKLNVCKSCAKRLPEKYSLLTKTECKEDYFLTEPELNDTSIFHRLEKPNPHSGTFARMQLFVRCEIEEFAFKKWGGSAGLDEEWQRRETAKLQRKEKKYNEQIKQMRLKTRAQEFTRKLQDKKYGSIHKHNFGEPIPAGKDDDNNDILKRRCIDCGLETVEISI, from the exons ATGAATCAGGACCAAAGGGCACGAATA GAAGCAAATAGGAAGAAGGCTTTGGAAAGATTGAAGCAGAGAGGAATACTGAATAAATCTCAGGCACAGAAGATTGAAGGTCGAAATACAAAGAAACCAGTCGTACTGGAGTCCCAGAAAAGtgtagaaaatgataagGTGGCACCAAGACAAGAAATACAGCCTGATACAGGACAAGCACTGCAGAAAGTTACGGCTGCAACAGCAGAAGAAGCAACACAGCAAATAACGCAGCTCCGAGACGCTTCTACAGTGGTACCTAACCATATTAGACCAACAATACGAAAGTCTGACTATATCGACTATGACTTTTCTACTATGGAGAATTTAAATGGTGGTTATATCAATAGAACCAGTTCAGAATTTGATTTAGAATACGATAGTCTTGGCAGCAAAAGACAAAAGACCCTTGACGATTGGAAAAGAGaacaaaaggaaagaaGGGAATTGTATGAGAACAAAGCACCACCAGAACATATGTCTGAAGCGGTAAAATGTGATGAATGTAAGgttaatattgaaatggACCCCATATTGAACGACATCTATAAGTTAAACGTCTGTAAAAGTTGTGCAAAGAGACTTCCTGAgaaatattcattattaacAAAGACAGAATGTAAAGAAGATTATTTCTTAACGGAACCTGAATTAAATGACACTTCTATATTCCATCGGTTAGAGAAACCGAATCCACATTCTGGTACGTTTGCAAGAATGCAATTATTTGTTAGATGTGAGATTGAAGAGTTCGCCTTCAAGAAATGGGGTGGATCAGCAGGTCTTGATGAAGAATGGCAAAGACGTGAAACTGCTAAATTACAAaggaaagagaagaaatataatgaacAAATTAAACAAATGAGATTGAAGACAAGAGCTCAAGAATTTACAAGGAAATTACAggataaaaaatatggttCTATTCATAAGCACAATTTCGGTGAACCTATTCCTGCTGGgaaagatgatgataataatgatatattgaaaagaagatgtATTGATTGTGGATTAGAAACTGTGGAAATATctatataa
- the PFK2 gene encoding 6-phosphofructokinase subunit beta (similar to Saccharomyces cerevisiae PFK2 (YMR205C); ancestral locus Anc_6.304), with amino-acid sequence MTINTPLVNGTSYCTVTAYSNDSFEKTVEFYTRFLELEQLAEFSNKEAAILSNGIISIKVSLSVDAAKQSAVEEQIKQLESVTKTKDWRSQVSQTLVFNTSDIFSLQDALSTLEYPSQSYPSSINPMELYTIDPLGNIIGVTSTKNAVSIKPTKSSNSPVSVSSTNTDGSLSKNHSFTDLSYRMKTTDAYPSLPNKTTTAGKKSIAVMTSGGDAQGMNSNVRAIVRSTLFKGCRSFVVMEGYEGLVKGGPEYIKEVSWEDVRGWSTEGGTNIGTARCLEFRQREGRLLGAQHLIEAGVDALIVCGGDGSLTGADLFRSEWPSLIKELVDTNRISQEQFQRYQHLNICGTVGSIDNDMSTTDATIGAYSALDRICTAIDYVEATANSHSRAFVVEVMGRNCGWLALLAGIATSADYIFIPEKPATSSEWQDQMCDIVAKHRARGKRTTIVIVAEGAISADLTPISPADVHKVLVDRLGLDTRITTLGHVQRGGTAVAYDRMLATLQGVEAVNAVLESNPDTPSPLIAINENKIVRKPLVESVRLTKSVAEAIQAKDFKKAMSLRDTEFVEHLNNFMAINSADHNEALLPADKRLKIAIVNVGAPAGGINSAVYSMATYCMSQGHKPYAIYNGWSGLARHESVRSLKWEDMIGWQSRGGSELGTNRATPKDADMGMIAYYFQKYQFDGLVIVGGFEAFESLHQLERARDSYPAFRIPMVLIPATLSNNVPGTEYSLGSDTALNALMEYCDVVKQSAASTRGRAFVVDVQGGNSGYLATCASLVVGAHASYVPEEGISLEQLSQDIENLAEAFDRSEGRNGFGKLILKSTNASNALTAEDLARVITAEAKGQFDAKAAYPGHVQQGGLPSPIDRTRATRFAIRAVDFIENQQDTIRSAREANDDFTADDKAVSGTAAVLGVKGSHVVYTSIRQLYDYETEISKRMPKVIHWEQIRAIADHLVGRKRVD; translated from the coding sequence ATGACTATTAACACTCCATTAGTTAATGGTACTTCTTATTGTACCGTGACTGCTTATTCAAACGACTCTTTCGAAAAGACAGTCGAATTTTACACTAGATTTTTAGAGCTAGAACAATTAGCAGAGTTCTCAAACAAAGAAGCAGCAATCCTTTCCAATGGTATCATCTCCATTAAAGTTAGTCTCTCTGTAGATGCAGCAAAACAATCTGCTGTCGAAGAACAAATTAAACAATTAGAATCTGTCACCAAGACTAAGGACTGGAGATCTCAAGTCTCTCAAACTTTAGTCTTCAACACAAGCGAcatcttttctttacaaGACGCTTTATCCACTTTAGAATATCCTTCCCAATCTTACCCATCATCCATAAACCCAATGGAACTATACACTATTGACCCATTAGGTAACATTATCGGTGTCACTTCCACTAAGAACGCTGTCAGTATAAAACCAACCAAGTCCTCAAACTCTCCAGTTTCTGTCTCCAGCACAAACACTGATGGTTCCTTATCAAAGAACCACTCTTTCACTGATCTATCATACCGTATGAAGACCACTGACGCTTATCCTTCATTACCAAACAAAACTACCACTGCTGGTAAAAAGTCTATCGCCGTCATGACCTCTGGTGGTGATGCTCAAGGTATGAACTCCAATGTCAGAGCTATCGTCCGTTCTACTCTTTTCAAGGGCTGTCGTTCCTTCGTCGTCATGGAAGGATACGAAGGTTTAGTTAAAGGTGGTCCAGAATACATCAAGGAAGTTTCCTGGGAAGACGTCAGAGGTTGGTCCACTGAAGGTGGTACCAACATCGGTACTGCCAGATGTCTAGAATTCAGACAAAGAGAAGGTAGATTATTGGGAGCCCAACATCTTATCGAAGCCGGTGTTGATGCTTTAATTGTCTGTGGTGGTGACGGTTCTTTAACCGGTGCTGATCTTTTCAGATCTGAATGGCCATCTTTAATCAAAGAATTAGTCGACACAAACAGAATATCTCAAGAACAATTCCAAAGATACCAACACTTAAACATCTGTGGTACTGTTGGTTctattgataatgatatgTCTACCACTGATGCTACCATTGGTGCTTACTCCGCCTTAGACAGAATCTGTACCGCCATCGATTACGTCGAAGCTACTGCCAACTCCCATTCAAGAGCTTTCGTCGTCGAAGTTATGGGTAGAAACTGTGGTTGGTTAGCTTTATTAGCTGGTATTGCCACTTCTGCTGATTACATCTTCATTCCAGAAAAGCCAGCTACTTCTAGCGAATGGCAAGATCAAATGTGTGACATCGTCGCTAAGCACAGAGCTAGAGGTAAGAGAACCACCATCGTCATTGTCGCTGAAGGTGCTATCTCTGCTGACTTAACCCCAATCTCTCCAGCAGATGTCCACAAGGTCTTAGTCGATAGATTAGGTTTAGACACCAGAATCACCACCCTAGGTCACGTTCAAAGAGGTGGTACCGCTGTCGCTTACGACCGTATGTTAGCCACTTTACAAGGTGTTGAAGCTGTTAACGCTGTCTTAGAATCTAACCCAGATACCCCATCTCCATTAATTGctatcaatgaaaataagatTGTCAGAAAACCATTAGTTGAATCTGTCAGATTAACCAAATCTGTTGCTGAGGCTATTCAAGCTAAGGATTTCAAGAAAGCCATGTCTTTAAGAGACACTGAATTTGTTGAACATCTAAACAACTTCATGGCCATTAACTCAGCTGACCACAATGAAGCTCTCTTACCAGCTGACAAGAGATTAAAGATTGCTATTGTCAATGTTGGTGCCCCAGCAGGTGGTATCAACTCTGCTGTCTACTCCATGGCTACTTACTGTATGTCTCAAGGTCACAAGCCATATGCCATTTACAACGGTTGGTCCGGTTTAGCCAGACACGAAAGTGTGAGATCCTTGAAATGGGAAGACATGATTGGCTGGCAATCTCGTGGTGGTTCTGAGTTAGGAACTAACAGAGCCACTCCAAAGGATGCTGATATGGGTATGATTGCTTACTACTTCCAAAAATACCAATTCGATGGTTTAGTCATTGTCGGTGGTTTTGAAGCCTTTGAATCTTTACATCAATTAGAAAGAGCCAGAGACAGTTATCCAGCTTTCAGAATCCCAATGGTTTTAATTCCAGCCACTTTATCCAACAACGTTCCAGGTACTGAATACTCCTTAGGTAGTGACACTGCATTAAACGCTTTAATGGAATACTGTGACGTCGTCAAACAATCCGCAGCTTCCACCAGAGGAAGAGCCTTCGTTGTTGACGTTCAAGGTGGTAACTCTGGTTACTTAGCCACATGTGCTTCTTTAGTCGTTGGTGCTCATGCTTCATATGTTCCAGAAGAAGGTATTTCTTTAGAACAATTATCacaagatattgaaaacttaGCTGAAGCCTTTGACAGATCTGAAGGTAGAAATGgttttggaaaattaaTCTTAAAGAGCACAAACGCTTCTAACGCTCTAACTGCTGAAGATTTAGCCAGAGTTATCACTGCCGAAGCCAAGGGCCAATTCGATGCTAAAGCAGCCTACCCAGGTCATGTCCAACAAGGTGGCTTACCATCTCCAATTGATAGAACTAGAGCCACTAGATTTGCTATAAGAGCTGttgatttcattgaaaaccAACAAGACACCATCAGATCTGCTCGTGAAGCTAACGATGACTTCACTGCTGACGACAAGGCTGTCTCTGGTACTGCTGCTGTCTTAGGTGTCAAAGGTTCTCACGTCGTATACACTAGTATCAGACAACTTTATGATTACGAAACAGAAATTTCTAAGAGAATGCCAAAGGTTATTCACTGGGAACAAATCAGAGCTATTGCTGACCATTTAGTCGGTAGAAAGAGAGTTGATTAA
- the ERG2 gene encoding C-8 sterol isomerase ERG2 (similar to Saccharomyces cerevisiae ERG2 (YMR202W); ancestral locus Anc_6.300) → MKLLPVFLFLGLSYYFLDRLFYTWLPRNYIFDPVTLNQICNSVIAKHNSSDAIVDVSSLLVDIRTELASHYGPEYINEYVEEEWVFNNAGGAMGQMIILHASVSEYLIFFGTAVGTEGHTGVHFADDYFTIIHGEQTAALPFAVEPEVYTPGTTHHLPKGYAKQYSMPSGSFALELAQGWIPCMLPFGFLDTFSSTLDIYTLYRTVYLTGRDMIKNLVHNHKF, encoded by the coding sequence ATGAAGTTATTACCTGTGTTCCTGTTTCTAGGGCTGTCGTACTACTTTCTTGACAGACTATTCTACACTTGGTTACCAAGAAACTACATTTTTGACCCAGTGACGTTGAATCAAATTTGCAACAGTGTTATTGCCAAACATAACAGTTCGGACGCTATTGTGGATGTGAGCTCTTTGTTGGTTGACATTAGAACCGAATTGGCCAGTCATTACGGACCGGAGTACATCAACGAATATGTTGAAGAAGAGTGGGTGTTCAACAATGCAGGCGGTGCCATGGGtcaaatgataattttacACGCTTCTGTCTCTGAATATTTGATCTTCTTCGGTACTGCCGTAGGTACAGAAGGTCACACCGGTGTACACTTCGCTGACGACTACTTCACCATTATTCACGGTGAACAAACCGCTGCACTCCCATTTGCTGTGGAGCCTGAAGTGTACACTCCAGGTACAACGCACCATCTGCCAAAGGGATATGCCAAACAGTACAGTATGCCCAGTGGCTCTTTCGCTCTTGAACTTGCCCAAGGGTGGATCCCATGTATGCTACCATTCGGATTCCTAGACACGTTCTCAAGCACTCTGGATATTTATACATTGTACAGAACCGTCTATTTGACCGGTAGAGACAtgattaaaaatttggtacACAACCATAAATTCTGA
- the ROT1 gene encoding Rot1p (similar to Saccharomyces cerevisiae ROT1 (YMR200W); ancestral locus Anc_6.294), with amino-acid sequence MVSKKWTALLSVLSVRSVYAEANATQLYGTWSSKSNQVFTGPGFYDPVDELLIEPALPGISYSFTEDGWFEEATYQITSNPQKPECPEASLIFQHGTFELMDNGTLILTPITVDGRQLYSSPCDDDGVSTYTRYNQTETFKSFAMYLDSYHGIYRLDLYQFDGSPMQPLYLAYQPPMMLPTETLNPTETSSSETTGSSLKKRSLRDLVIRNLENKHKTNAVKTNPHKLFLSADTLWYASATMLGIGSIVFLAC; translated from the coding sequence ATGGTTTCAAAGAAGTGGACGGCCCTTTTATCTGTATTGAGCGTCCGTAGTGTCTATGCGGAAGCAAATGCGACACAATTATATGGTACATGGTCTTCTAAATCAAACCAAGTGTTTACTGGACCCGGATTTTATGATCCTGTAGACGAACTTCTTATAGAGCCTGCGTTACCTGGTAtttcatattcatttaCAGAGGATGGGTGGTTCGAAGAAGCTACTTATCAAATTACCTCTAATCCACAGAAACCTGAATGTCCCGAAGCATCATTAATCTTCCAACACGGTACTTTCGAACTCATGGATAATGGTACTTTGATATTGACCCCGATTACCGTCGATGGAAGACAGCTTTATAGTTCTCCATGTGACGATGATGGTGTTTCTACTTACACTAGATACAATCAAACAGAAACTTTTAAGAGTTTTGCTATGTATTTGGATTCATACCATGGTATTTATAGATTAGATCTCTATCAATTTGATGGATCTCCAATGCAACCATTGTATCTAGCTTATCAGCCACCAATGATGTTACCAACAGAGACTTTGAATCCTACTGAAACTTCTAGTTCTGAGACAACAGgttcttctttgaagaaaagatcatTAAGAGATTTAGTAATaagaaatttggaaaataaaCACAAGACAAATGCCGTAAAGACAAATCCACATAAATTGTTTTTAAGTGCTGATACTCTATGGTACGCATCTGCTACAATGTTGGGTATCGGTTCTATTGTATTTTTGGCATGTTGA
- the INP1 gene encoding Inp1p (similar to Saccharomyces cerevisiae INP1 (YMR204C); ancestral locus Anc_6.303), with protein MRDANNRPMSVDSTPTKSTKLQSIRNSLKLSHKNPNLKRSSAQKNTLFKYDNVKVTSLLLNQNSKSLLCRGPIEIYEIRTKSSCSKFMSIGRSNNVIHPLLPKLKISKPDSRKFKYLMFFFNPDRIWEIEFLNIDKCGKKNSYLREVGRDFENVVSRICEFVNSAVTDVKTTILGSSISNEEGQNGASGKEEEEEKDDDELNYLLEDELNAVPNSGAVSEQQDHETIINEAFKRAINKVIPSWHALVAKQHEINVRKRASLYIPTFQEKQIARRSISVLSDYETLVSFKDLKL; from the coding sequence ATGAGAGATGCGAACAACAGGCCGATGAGTGTTGATAGCACGCCAACGAAGAGTACAAAATTACAAAGTATTAGGAATTCCTTGAAGTTGTCTCATAAAAACCCCAATCTTAAGAGGTCTTCAGCTCAAAAAAACACACTATTCAAGTACGACAATGTTAAAGTTACCAGTCTTCTTTTGAACcagaattcaaaatctctGCTGTGTAGGGGTCCTATCGAGATATATGAAATAAGGACGAAGAGTTCATGCTCTAAATTCATGTCAATTGGGAGAAGTAACAACGTCATCCATCCATTGCTACccaaattaaaaatatcaaagcCTGATTCTAGAAAGTTCAAGTATCTCatgttcttcttcaatccTGATAGAATATGGGAGATAGAATTTCTTAACATAGATAAATGTGGTAAAAAGAATAGTTATTTAAGGGAAGTTGGACGTGATTTTGAGAACGTAGTCTCTAGGATCTGTGAATTTGTAAATTCGGCTGTAACAGATGTAAAAACTACAATTTTGggatcttcaatttcaaatgagGAGGGCCAGAATGGTGCTAGTGGcaaggaagaagaagaagaaaaagatgatgacgaattgaattatttgttAGAGGATGAATTGAATGCCGTTCCTAATAGTGGTGCTGTTTCTGAACAACAAGACCACGAAACCATAATTAATGAAGCATTCAAGAGAGCTATTAATAAAGTCATACCGTCATGGCATGCGCTAGTGGCAAAACAGCATGAAATCAACGTAAGAAAACGCGCAAGTTTATATATTCCCACTTTCCAAGAGAAACAAATTGCCAGAAGGTCAATATCAGTATTATCAGATTATGAAACGTTGGTTTCatttaaagatttgaagttataa
- the CIK1 gene encoding Cik1p (similar to Saccharomyces cerevisiae CIK1 (YMR198W) and VIK1 (YPL253C); ancestral locus Anc_6.289) → MCSSRIPTISFQSDVSNNKRLKISGEMIMTQPMLKDVTNKFNNNNSIRYSDKSSIELAKSKERKILRDINHFKNSILEIEKDITLYRDSKIPNLSELLLDQDTNLNELQEDLSHLENDINFTALEIEKLIKNHEFNNINLQLLHSIEISSFENQLMDGVYTKKRDMENQLIEIDELKPDASLQCEMNEFQDSVKQLSKDIQSINNSNSVKCNEFEQTELVANFESFKSEKSKRLDRLLSEQRVLCDQLDQLRDENLVKTNLISELQSKMFDLTKNSETLTLTIEELDNLIIPKLQNEFNAKQIKFDKEKSQKNQIDMEAQSTKIEINKQRSKLYCEKSTTRNLQFQINELTNNITLIGITNAIEDKRFHIVVDPQTNLIDEEILPFIKSCKLNNHKTITILHYNSIEYLKQLLENPTDTSPYSVTYSLSHDDDFKINTIEIKNITDFTAKLADQRSSHYELIQNSKTISIFNIQDGHDQINVLLDQLRSMDARPQRK, encoded by the coding sequence ATGTGCAGCTCTAGGATACCCACGATATCCTTCCAGTCGGATGTCTCGAATAATAAACGACTCAAGATCTCAGGCGAAATGATAATGACTCAACCGATGTTAAAAGACGTTactaataaattcaataataacaacagTATCAGGTACTCTGACAAGTCGTCTATTGAACTGGCTAAGAGTAAAGAACGTAAGATACTCAGGGATATTaaccatttcaaaaattctatATTGGAGATTGAAAAGGATATTACATTGTATCGCGATTCTAAGataccaaatttatcaGAATTATTACTCGATCAGgatacaaatttgaatgaattacAGGAAGATCTGTCtcatttggaaaatgatatcaaCTTTACTGCCCTcgagattgaaaaattgatcaaaaatcatgaatttaataatattaatttaCAATTGTTACATTCAAtagaaatttcaagttttgaaaatcaattaatggATGGTGTTTATACCAAAAAAAGAGATATGgaaaatcaattgattgaaatAGATGAGTTGAAACCCGATGCCTCTTTACAGTGTGAAATGAATGAGTTCCAAGACTCGGTCAAGCAATTATCCAAGGATATCCAATCGATAAATAATTCCAACTCTGTAAAATGTAACGAATTTGAACAAACTGAATTGGTAGCCAATTTTGAATCGTTTAAATCTGAGAAATCAAAGAGATTGGATCGTTTACTCAGCGAACAAAGGGTCCTTTGCGATCAATTGGACCAATTAAGAGATGAAAACTTAGTCAAGACCAATTTAATCAGTGAATTACAATCTAAAATGTTTGATTTAACCAAGAACTCGGAAACTTTGACCCTCACAATAGAAGAATTGgataatttaataataCCGAAGTTACaaaatgaattcaatgcaaagcaaattaaatttgataaagaaaaatcacaaaaaaatcaaattgacATGGAAGCTCAATCAAcgaaaattgaaatcaataaacAACGATCTAAGTTGTATTGTGAAAAATCCACAACACGAAATCTTCAATTCCAAATTAACGAGTTAACTAATAACATCACGCTAATTGGAATCACAAACGCGATTGAAGACAAACGGTTCCACATAGTAGTAGATCCAcaaacaaatttgattgacGAAGAAATCTTACCGTTTATCAAGTCATGCAAATTAAACAACCACAAGACTATAACTATTTTACACTACAACAGCATcgaatatttgaaacaacTTTTAGAAAATCCAACCGATACATCTCCATATTCTGTCACATACTCTCTAAGCCACGATGACGATTTTAAAATCAACActattgaaatcaaaaatataacaGATTTCACAGCAAAGCTAGCAGATCAACGATCATCGCATTACGAACTAATTCAAAATTCCAAGACAATCTCCATATTCAACATACAGGACGGGCACGACCAGATAAACGTCTTGCTCGATCAACTACGATCAATGGACGCACGCCCTCAACGTAAGTAA
- the KAFR0J02430 gene encoding uncharacterized protein (similar to Saccharomyces cerevisiae YMR206W and YNR014W; ancestral locus Anc_6.309) — protein sequence MSVKQYTNDTSNGTLHNHRHGHRPMSARLTIHYRERTNNDNNNVRTSSSASSFSSYSSFSSSSSGSISSQELFNADRESNAKSQPFKVVKTVLNISPSQYNSDENNNTDTYNDNGSTIMLINNPQDYKYQENKSRSPSPFKVHDGNKNNDSDNSDDSLNLLDLYQCISTKQPHLENSQFIARRFSAPHIPVAKSQQHQNNEVQRVATFAADEDESIAYIPRVRIPHSQQNQFYDLDLNCPCNRHHHRRNSIAVKFNKALYKKY from the coding sequence ATGTCCGTTAAACAGTATACCAATGATACCAGTAATGGGACATTACACAACCACCGTCATGGTCACCGCCCAATGTCCGCTCGTCTCACAATCCATTATCGTGAAAGAactaataatgataataataatgtgAGAACATCGTCTTCTgcatcttctttctcttcatattcttccTTCTCATCATCCTCCTCCGGTTCCATCTCTTCCCAGGAATTATTCAACGCTGACCGTGAGTCAAATGCCAAGTCCCAACCTTTCAAAGTGGTCAAAACAGTACTTAATATAAGTCCCTCGCAATATAATagtgatgaaaataataacactGACACTTATAACGATAATGGCTCTACTATTATGCTCATAAATAACCCTCAGGATTATAAATaccaagaaaataaatcaagATCACCTTCCCCATTTAAAGTACATGACggtaataaaaataatgatagCGATAATAGTGACGATTCTTTGAATCTTCTAGACCTATATCAATGCATTTCAACCAAACAACCGCATCTGGAAAATTCACAGTTTATTGCGAGACGATTTAGTGCTCCACATATTCCCGTAGCAAAGTCTCAACAacatcaaaataatgaagtcCAACGTGTAGCTACTTTTGCTGCAGATGAAGACGAAAGCATTGCATATATTCCCAGAGTTCGTATACCCCATAGTCAACAGAACCAGTTCTACGACCTAGATTTAAATTGTCCCTGTAATAGACATCATCATAGAAGAAACTCAATTGCTgtaaaatttaataaagcACTgtacaaaaaatattaa
- the TOM40 gene encoding TOM complex pore protein TOM40 (similar to Saccharomyces cerevisiae TOM40 (YMR203W); ancestral locus Anc_6.302) encodes MNSTAANLNKLPTSPEVAPMTPEQSTESFWSSNPISSFFIDKYSQLNGHKRSLELTNPGTVENLNKEVSRDVFLSQYFFTGLRADLNKAFSLNPAFQTSHTFSVGSTTLPSYAFSALFADDNLFLQGNLDNDFSLSGRLNYGWNKNNISKLNLQIAEGQPSMCQLEQDYQGPDFSINLKTLNPSFNILANKNTVDFNGVAVGSILQSISPQLSLGLEVLYSKPQASAPADAGVSYLTRYVSKKQDWIFSGQLQANGALVASFWRKISPNVEAGIETNLQAGMVPITDPLVGTPIGVQPTIEGSTTIGAKYEYRQSVYRGTIDSNGKIACFLERKVLPTLSILFCGEIDHFKNENKLGCGLQFETAGNQELLMMQQGLDADGNPLQGPPIVD; translated from the coding sequence ATGAATTCCACCGCTGCTAATCTAAATAAGCTGCCAACATCTCCAGAGGTAGCTCCAATGACTCCAGAACAGTCAACAGAATCCTTTTGGTCATCAAATCCCATTTCAAGCttctttattgataaatacAGTCAATTAAATGGTCACAAAAGATCTTTAGAGTTGACCAATCCAGGGACAGTcgaaaatttgaataaagaaGTTTCTCGTGATGTCTTCTTATCCCAATATTTCTTTACTGGTTTGAGAGctgatttgaataaagCATTCTCATTAAATCCAGCTTTTCAAACTTCTCATACTTTCTCTGTGGGTTCAACCACTTTGCCAAGTTATGCCTTCTCTGCTTTGTTTGCTGATGATAATTTGTTTTTGCAAGGTAATTTAGATAACGACTTCTCATTATCTGGTAGATTAAACTATGGTTGgaataaaaacaatatttccaaattaaACTTACAAATCGCTGAAGGTCAACCATCAATGTGTCAATTGGAACAAGATTACCAAGGTCCAGATTTTTCCATAAATTTAAAGACTTTAAAtccatctttcaatattttagCCAATAAAAATACTGTAGATTTCAATGGTGTAGCGGTAGGATCCATTTTACAAAGTATCTCACCACAATTATCTCTTGGTTTGGAAGTTTTATACTCAAAACCACAAGCAAGCGCGCCAGCTGATGCAGGTGTTTCATATTTGACTCGTTACGTCTCAAAGAAACAAGACTGGATCTTTTCTGGTCAATTACAAGCCAATGGTGCCTTAGTAGCCTCTTTCTGGAGAAAAATCTCTCCAAATGTCGAAGCTGGTATTGAAACAAACTTACAAGCAGGTATGGTTCCAATCACTGATCCTTTAGTTGGAACCCCTATCGGTGTTCAACCAACCATTGAAGGTTCTACTACCATTGGTGCAAAATACGAATATAGACAATCTGTATACCGTGGTACTATCGACTCCAATGGTAAGATCGCATGTTTCCtagaaagaaaagttttGCCAACTCTTTCCATTTTATTCTGTGGTGAAATCGATCatttcaagaatgaaaataaacttGGTTGTGGtttacaatttgaaacAGCAGGTAATCAAGAATTATTAATGATGCAACAAGGTTTAGATGCTGATGGTAACCCATTACAAGGTCCTCCCATTGTTGATTGA